The following coding sequences are from one Paenibacillus sp. FSL R5-0912 window:
- the proC gene encoding pyrroline-5-carboxylate reductase: protein MCQQPSIPLLNINIVFYGAGSMAEAIVRGMITRNVVESGKIIMLNRSSSERLAELRSRYGVLGYNAPEQKTEALRTAPVIVLAMKPKDAAEALRNLGPLLSPDQLVISVIAGLTIRTIQGLLGTQQPVVRSMPNTSSSIGLGATGIAFSREVDEQSRRTALNIFEAVGLTAVIDEERMETLTGISGSGPAYIYYMMEAMIAAGIRGGLPVEQSRELTVQTVLGAARMVQQTGEEPAALRKKVTSPNGSTQAAIEVLERGDFFETVIAAVNRCAERSREMGSALEKELQ, encoded by the coding sequence ATGTGTCAGCAACCATCCATTCCACTTCTCAATATTAATATCGTTTTTTATGGCGCAGGCTCGATGGCTGAGGCAATTGTGCGCGGAATGATCACCCGGAACGTAGTGGAATCCGGCAAAATCATCATGCTAAACCGCAGCAGCAGCGAACGTCTGGCTGAACTACGCAGCCGTTATGGTGTTCTGGGTTACAATGCTCCTGAGCAAAAAACAGAAGCTCTGCGTACAGCTCCTGTAATTGTGCTTGCGATGAAACCTAAGGATGCTGCAGAAGCCTTGCGTAATCTGGGCCCGCTGCTGTCACCGGATCAGCTCGTGATCTCCGTGATTGCCGGACTTACGATCCGCACCATACAGGGTCTGCTGGGTACACAGCAGCCTGTAGTCCGCTCGATGCCCAACACCTCCAGCTCCATCGGACTGGGTGCAACCGGCATAGCCTTCTCCAGGGAGGTTGACGAGCAGAGCCGCCGCACAGCCCTTAATATCTTCGAAGCTGTCGGGTTAACAGCCGTAATTGATGAGGAGCGGATGGAAACCTTAACAGGAATTTCCGGCAGCGGACCGGCCTATATCTACTACATGATGGAGGCCATGATTGCCGCCGGCATCCGCGGCGGACTGCCGGTTGAGCAGAGCCGCGAGCTTACGGTTCAGACCGTGCTGGGAGCTGCCCGGATGGTGCAGCAGACGGGTGAAGAACCTGCCGCGCTCCGCAAGAAGGTCACCTCGCCGAACGGCTCTACCCAAGCCGCGATTGAAGTGCTGGAACGCGGAGATTTTTTCGAAACGGTCATCGCTGCAGTTAACCGCTGTGCCGAGCGTTCCCGTGAAATGGGATCGGCTTTGGAGAAAGAGCTGCAATAA
- a CDS encoding aminoglycoside N(3)-acetyltransferase, with protein sequence MTERKEPRQILTKEELVEQLRACGIKEGQSLIVHVSLSRLGFVIGGAETLIRALLELVGVNGTLMMPSQTWKNLDPETGVHWEEPAEWWPLIRKHWPAYDKEVTPAIGMGVVAEMFRKWPGATRSDHPARSFAALGKHAEYLVKDHDLSNIFGAGSPLDKLYQLNGHILLMGVGYDKNTSLHLAETRADYPGKQMVNESSAVLVNGVREWLTYPTQAVDDSDFVPLGQEYEQAVNLQIHRAGNAEVRLMELRSLVDWATVWMEQHR encoded by the coding sequence ATGACCGAACGTAAAGAACCCAGGCAGATTCTTACAAAGGAAGAGCTGGTGGAACAATTAAGGGCTTGCGGGATCAAGGAAGGACAGAGCTTGATAGTACATGTATCCCTCAGCCGACTGGGTTTCGTGATTGGCGGGGCGGAGACGTTAATTCGTGCGCTGCTGGAGCTTGTCGGTGTGAACGGCACCCTGATGATGCCTTCGCAGACCTGGAAGAATCTCGATCCTGAGACCGGGGTGCACTGGGAAGAGCCTGCGGAGTGGTGGCCGCTCATTCGTAAGCACTGGCCTGCGTACGACAAGGAAGTTACTCCGGCGATCGGGATGGGAGTAGTGGCAGAAATGTTCCGGAAATGGCCGGGAGCCACCAGATCGGATCATCCGGCCCGTTCTTTTGCCGCGCTCGGCAAACATGCGGAGTATCTGGTAAAAGACCATGATCTGAGCAATATCTTTGGCGCCGGTTCACCCCTGGACAAATTGTATCAGCTGAACGGGCATATTCTTCTGATGGGCGTAGGCTATGACAAGAATACATCGCTGCATCTGGCCGAGACCCGAGCTGACTATCCGGGGAAGCAGATGGTTAATGAGAGCAGTGCTGTTTTGGTGAATGGTGTCCGCGAGTGGTTAACTTACCCGACACAGGCAGTGGATGACAGTGATTTTGTCCCATTGGGGCAGGAGTATGAGCAGGCGGTGAATCTGCAGATTCACCGGGCCGGGAATGCAGAGGTAAGATTAATGGAACTCAGGTCATTGGTAGATTGGGCAACGGTTTGGATGGAGCAGCACAGGTAG
- a CDS encoding DnaD domain-containing protein, with translation MDGKGWNTWGEGVAFGLENGMAVIPYALLKYYRKLNLTGSEAMLLIHLLSFRQVEGIDFPSLEELQAVTGRSISVIAGELQKLMKEGFISIDGDNDELRDIHYERYNFSGLYGKLGAYLAEVSQEYSEEKRSRAESEPGSRAAAHYSGSPAPEGGYGRPAAPGGTETEESRSLFSIFEKEFGRPLSPMECESISGWVDEDRYPEELILLALKESVFAGKVHFRYIDRILLEWARNRVKNAQDVKAYSQKFRSGGR, from the coding sequence ATGGACGGAAAAGGATGGAATACCTGGGGCGAAGGCGTAGCCTTCGGCCTGGAGAACGGAATGGCCGTCATTCCTTATGCACTCTTGAAATATTACCGGAAGTTGAATCTGACCGGCAGTGAAGCAATGCTGCTGATTCATCTGCTCTCGTTCCGGCAAGTGGAGGGAATTGATTTCCCATCGCTCGAGGAGCTGCAGGCCGTAACTGGACGCAGTATCTCAGTGATTGCCGGTGAGCTGCAGAAGCTCATGAAGGAAGGATTCATCAGCATCGACGGAGATAACGACGAGCTTCGCGATATCCATTATGAACGCTACAACTTCTCCGGACTGTATGGTAAGCTCGGTGCTTATCTGGCCGAAGTCTCGCAAGAGTATTCGGAGGAGAAGCGAAGCCGAGCTGAGAGTGAGCCTGGTTCCAGAGCTGCTGCCCATTATTCCGGGTCACCTGCTCCGGAGGGCGGTTATGGCCGGCCGGCCGCGCCGGGGGGCACGGAAACCGAGGAGAGCCGCAGTCTGTTCAGTATTTTCGAGAAGGAATTCGGCCGTCCGCTGTCTCCGATGGAATGTGAGTCGATTTCCGGCTGGGTCGATGAGGACAGGTATCCAGAAGAGCTGATTCTGCTTGCACTGAAGGAATCTGTCTTCGCCGGGAAAGTCCATTTCCGCTATATTGACCGCATTCTGCTGGAATGGGCCCGCAACCGGGTGAAGAATGCCCAGGATGTCAAAGCCTATTCCCAGAAATTCCGCAGCGGCGGAAGATGA
- the asnS gene encoding asparagine--tRNA ligase — protein sequence MANKSVIKSVNEHVGESVVIGCWVNNKRSSGKIQFLQLRDGTGYIQGVVVKSEVPEQVWDDAKSLTQESSLYVTGIIREEPRSQSGYEMTVTGIEVLHLTENYPITPKEHGVDFLMDHRHLWLRSSKQRAVMVIRAEIIRAVQQFFNESGFTKVDPPILTPTSAEGTTNLFHTKYFEEDAYLTQSGQLYMEAAAMALGRVYSFGPTFRAEKSKTRRHLIEFWMIEPEMAFTDHEESLRVQEDFISFVVQSVLTNCRAELEAVGRDVSKLENIKAPFPRISYDDAIKFLNEKGYEIAWGDDFGAPHETAIAEMSDKPVFITHYPASFKAFYMKPHPERPEVVLCADMIAPEGYGEIIGGSQRIDDPALLEARFKEHNLSMDTYKWYMDLRTYGSVPHSGFGLGLERTVAWICGLDHVRETIAFPRTLYRLYP from the coding sequence ATGGCTAACAAGAGTGTAATCAAGAGCGTGAATGAGCATGTCGGAGAGAGCGTTGTTATCGGCTGTTGGGTTAACAACAAGCGCTCCAGCGGTAAAATTCAGTTCCTGCAGCTTCGGGATGGTACAGGCTATATCCAGGGCGTTGTGGTCAAATCGGAAGTACCTGAGCAGGTCTGGGATGATGCCAAGAGCCTAACTCAGGAAAGCTCGCTGTATGTTACCGGAATTATCCGTGAAGAGCCCCGCAGCCAGTCAGGTTATGAAATGACGGTTACAGGCATAGAGGTATTGCATCTTACTGAGAATTATCCGATTACGCCCAAGGAGCATGGTGTCGACTTCCTAATGGATCATCGTCATCTCTGGCTGCGTTCTTCCAAGCAGCGGGCAGTAATGGTGATTCGTGCAGAGATTATCCGTGCGGTTCAGCAGTTCTTCAATGAGAGTGGATTCACGAAGGTTGACCCGCCGATTCTGACACCAACGTCAGCTGAAGGGACGACCAACCTGTTCCATACGAAGTACTTCGAAGAGGATGCGTACCTGACCCAAAGCGGACAGCTGTACATGGAAGCCGCAGCTATGGCACTTGGACGCGTATATTCCTTCGGACCTACCTTCCGTGCGGAGAAATCCAAAACCCGCCGCCACTTAATCGAGTTCTGGATGATTGAACCGGAGATGGCGTTCACGGATCATGAAGAAAGCCTGCGCGTGCAGGAAGATTTCATCAGCTTTGTGGTACAGTCTGTACTTACGAACTGTCGTGCTGAGCTGGAAGCGGTTGGCCGCGATGTCTCGAAGCTTGAGAACATCAAAGCGCCGTTCCCGCGTATTTCTTACGATGATGCGATCAAGTTCCTGAATGAAAAAGGCTATGAAATCGCCTGGGGCGATGATTTCGGTGCACCTCATGAAACGGCTATTGCCGAAATGAGCGACAAGCCGGTCTTCATTACCCACTATCCGGCTTCGTTCAAAGCCTTCTACATGAAGCCGCATCCTGAGCGTCCAGAAGTGGTGCTGTGCGCGGATATGATCGCTCCTGAAGGCTACGGTGAGATTATCGGCGGATCACAGCGTATCGACGATCCAGCGCTCCTGGAAGCCCGTTTCAAGGAACATAATCTTTCGATGGATACCTACAAATGGTACATGGATCTCCGCACTTACGGTTCCGTTCCTCACTCCGGCTTCGGTCTGGGGCTGGAGCGTACCGTGGCCTGGATTTGCGGTCTGGACCATGTGCGTGAAACGATTGCCTTCCCTCGTACACTGTACCGTCTTTACCCGTAA
- a CDS encoding acetate/propionate family kinase, with the protein MNILVINSGSSSLKYQLYNMTDESVLAKGLVERIGMDSSILNHKPTGKQEVTEVSEILEHNTAIRKVLACLTDKEHGVIASINEINAVGHRVVHGGEFFKASALVDADAKTKIRQLFDLAPLHNPAAMMGITATEVNMPGVPQVVVFDTAFHQTMPEKAYMYAIPRVLYNKYKVRRYGAHGTSHDFVSKAAADYLDRPLGELKIITCHIGNGASVTAVAGGVSVDTSMGMTPLEGLMMGTRSGDLDPAIVPYVMNKEELSVGEVNSMLNKHSGLLAISGVSSDMRDIIDGAEKGEPNSTLAFEMYEYRLRKYIGSYAAAMNGVDVIVFTAGVGENASLLREKVLNNLTFLGIELDAEANKVRSGDPRRISTAGSKVQVLVVPTNEELVIARDTYSIVQGING; encoded by the coding sequence ATGAATATTTTAGTAATTAACTCCGGCAGCTCTTCATTGAAATACCAGCTGTACAATATGACTGATGAATCTGTACTTGCCAAAGGTCTGGTAGAACGGATCGGAATGGATTCCTCCATTCTGAACCATAAGCCAACCGGCAAACAGGAAGTAACAGAAGTAAGTGAAATTCTTGAACACAACACGGCAATCCGCAAAGTGCTTGCTTGTCTGACTGACAAAGAGCATGGCGTGATTGCTTCCATTAACGAAATCAATGCTGTCGGCCACCGTGTAGTACACGGGGGGGAATTCTTCAAAGCTTCCGCACTTGTGGATGCAGATGCGAAGACAAAGATCCGCCAGCTGTTTGACCTTGCGCCGCTGCATAACCCGGCTGCGATGATGGGGATTACGGCAACTGAAGTGAATATGCCTGGAGTACCGCAGGTTGTTGTATTTGACACTGCCTTCCACCAGACGATGCCAGAGAAGGCTTATATGTATGCTATTCCAAGAGTGCTGTACAACAAATACAAAGTCCGCCGCTACGGCGCACACGGAACTTCCCACGATTTCGTCAGCAAAGCTGCTGCAGATTATCTGGACCGTCCTCTGGGCGAACTTAAGATTATCACTTGCCACATCGGTAACGGTGCCAGCGTAACTGCAGTTGCTGGCGGAGTGTCGGTAGATACTTCCATGGGTATGACTCCGCTTGAAGGCCTGATGATGGGTACACGCAGCGGTGACCTTGACCCGGCAATCGTTCCTTATGTGATGAACAAGGAAGAGCTGTCTGTCGGTGAAGTGAATTCCATGCTGAATAAGCACAGCGGACTGCTGGCTATTTCTGGCGTTAGCAGTGACATGCGTGATATTATTGACGGTGCGGAGAAAGGCGAGCCTAATTCTACGCTTGCTTTTGAAATGTATGAGTACCGTTTGCGTAAATACATCGGCTCTTATGCAGCTGCTATGAACGGCGTAGATGTGATCGTGTTTACTGCCGGTGTGGGCGAGAATGCTTCCCTGCTGCGTGAAAAAGTACTGAACAATCTTACGTTCCTCGGAATCGAACTGGATGCAGAAGCGAACAAGGTTCGCTCCGGCGATCCGCGCCGCATTTCTACGGCTGGTTCCAAGGTTCAGGTGCTTGTGGTTCCGACAAACGAAGAGCTTGTCATTGCACGCGATACTTACAGTATTGTGCAAGGAATTAACGGCTAA